Proteins from a single region of Punica granatum isolate Tunisia-2019 chromosome 8, ASM765513v2, whole genome shotgun sequence:
- the LOC116186987 gene encoding uncharacterized protein LOC116186987, giving the protein MEKKSYNSEARSPCYERILSSIRRSHVFRAIRRRALPGGPGTTPSSPPPPPPGTKILTITLAENGKKKDAPVHGNNGDQVAIIKPEKIAPATEPSEKTKARGQLEVPGASKKIEPEFSEEPSNEEKKSHGVNKLGRGSEHIENRVSKYIERVKLQLRTVSNVGGGAKAESAGKEKRDATLKTDDHFTNYLNRAKMKLRTTSSIGGGKAVPSK; this is encoded by the exons atggaaaagaaaagctaTAATAGCGAGGCCAGATCCCCCTGCTATGAGAGGATCTTGAGCTCGATACGAAGGAGTCATGTCTTCAGGGCGATCCGCCGTCGGGCTTTACCGGGTGGACCTGGGACCACCCCGTcatctcctcctccacctcctccGGGAACAAAAATTCTTACAATTACTTTGGCcgaaaatgggaaaaaaaaggatgctCCAGTTCATGGTAACAATGGCGATCAAGTGGCAATAATTAAGCCTGAGAAAATAGCTCCGGCCACCGAACCCTCAGAGAAAACCAAAGCACGAG GGCAACTAGAAGTTCCGGGGGCTTCGAAGAAGATTGAACCAGAATTCTCTGAAGAACCTTCAAACGAAGAGAAAAAGTCCCATGGTGTTAACAAGCTGGGAAGGGGGAGTGAACATATTGAGAACCGGGTCTCGAAGTACATCGAGCGAGTGAAGCTTCAGCTCCGAACCGTCTCGAATGTCGGTGGTGGCGCGAAGGCCGAATCAGCTGGAAAGGAGAAAAGGGATGCAACCTTGAAAACCGACGATCATTTTACGAATTACCTTAATCGGGCTAAGATGAAGCTGAGAACTACATCAAGCATTGGAGGCGGGAAGGCTGTCCCTTCCAAATAA